From the genome of Medicago truncatula cultivar Jemalong A17 chromosome 2, MtrunA17r5.0-ANR, whole genome shotgun sequence:
AACCGCATCTCTCTCTCTATAATGCCCTAATTTGATTCATTGCACCTTtcttttgtaacaatttttttttttaatgaaagctTAATTTAATTACGAAGGTTATCTCTGTTTTCAATAATGATACACGTGCACTCGCGCGACACCTGATTAATCAAATGTAAAAATATAGTTAATTTAATTGAGTAGAAGGAATTAATCATCTAAACTAACCTCATTTTTACACATGATTAAACGCGTgtttggaaacacatttggaAACCCAATACCACTTCCAATGCACTTTTACCGTAAAAAGGCACAAGCTGAAAAACATGGCTTCTACGATAACATGATTTTCTACCGTGTTTTTACATGTTCCAACATCATATCAAACATAATATAAGTAGATGCCATAGGTGTGCATGTAACATTTTTGTCCCACTTTATccttataataatttgattcatCTAAAACATACAccattaaaccaaaaaaataattaataaaatataaagatGCCATATGAGTATGTATCTAGTAGTTTCTATCAGAtgtatgaaatgtttttttttttttttttaactttataaaTACCCAATTCTATGTCCACtttgctttttatttattttgtgataTCTTCTTCTAGTTGAAATAAgtagaaaaaagagaaaagaaaaaaacatcaagAGCTAGCTGAAACATCTCTCTTCTGTTGTAACCTTAATTATATTCTCCTTTTGTTTCCTCACACAAAGGTTAGTGTGAACAAAACATTGAAACACATCTTTTGAAATCCATTCTCACTGCTTCATCTCTTTTGGGATGAATCAAACTTTTTCACTCCAAACCCAGATTTGGTAACATAAGCATCACTAGATTGCatatcaaaaaatcaaaactttgaaCTAATCAAGTAAATGTTTCAaacttttcacttttttatgtttttcttaatCAGACAAAACAATcttaaaaaaccaaaactttGTTTACGAAAACAAtcttaaaaaacatatattcattcatacatatgaaatttttcatttttttcttgttggtttaattgaaatatattgattatgttgttttactttgattttttttttcagcttgGAAGCTATGGATTTTCCAAATGAATCCATGTCAGATTCTCCACAGAGAAAGATTGGAAGGGGAAAGATTGAGATCAAAAGGATTGAAAACACGACGAATCGTCAAGTAACTTTCTGCAAAAGAAGAAATGGTTTGTTGAAGAAAGCATATGAATTATCTGTTCTTTGTGATGCAGAAGTTGCTCTTATAGTCTTCTCTAGCCGTGGACGGCTCTATGAGTATGCTAATAACAGGTATCTAAAGGATTCaaagttttcttctttgatcattttttcatttttcttagaAGCCCTTTTGAGATTTTGTTCATCAAGTTTTTGCTGTTATATTCAAAATGATACTGTTTTTTGGATGATTTTGTGTCATGTAGATTTTTCAAGCTttcttttttaatcataatttcatttttcttgaaAGCCCTTTTGAGATTTTGTTCCTCAATTTTTTGCTGTTATATTAAAAAGGATGCTGTTTGTTTTTAGGGATTTTGTGTTATATACAATCTCAAGCtttcttttttaatcatattataatttttcttgaAAGCCCTTTTGAGATTTTGTTCATCAAGTTTTTGCTATTATATTCAAAATGATACTGATTTTTTTGGGTGATTTTGTGTTATACAGATTTTTCAAGCTTTCTTTTTTAATCCAATTTTCCTTTCTCTAGGAAACCCTTTTGAGATTTTGTTCCAGAAATTTCTTCTGTTATCTAAAAATGATACtgtttttttagttgattttgtGTTATATAGATTTTTACTCCTATGTgcttttttggtttttctttttctttgaaggacttaaaacataaagaacacattcatattttttttttttagcaaaattacacaattagtcccttaacttaattttagataaCATTTAACGATTTAGtcttttatgttataaaataacaacatagttatcctttttacgaaaaaaataatcaaaaatttcaaaaaaaaattcatcaaattcatagaCAAAcacaaatcttcatcatactagcctagaaaattaaatttcattgaaaaaatctcataaaaaaatgataaaataatgtcattttataacataaaggacgaaagtgttacctaaaattaagttaagggactaattgtgtaatttttttttttttttttttgtgatacaGTTAATTTTTACCTCTTTCTATCTCTATTTTTAACCTTTTTCTTTGAGGCCAAAGAACACTTGTCTTTCATTTCTTCTATTTTGGATTTTTCCTTCTATAAgcttttatgatatatatatatatatatatatatatatatatatatatatatatatatatatatatatatatatatttctttctgTTAAGTTTTTATAGTTCTCGGTTTGTTGGATACATAGATCTGGTTGTGCAATAGATAAAAATAGAAGTAGCAACAATAGGTAAGGATTTTGGGAAGTTATGCAGTGCTGTGAGATCAGCCACTTCCTTCAACTCACACACCAttcttgttaattttttctgtttcctttttctctctctcttacaCATctatgtttgtgtgtgtgtggcTATGCTAACAAAGACCCTAAAACAAAAGCTGTCATATATACTCCAATTAGCCCAACCCATCTATCTCCTTGACACTTCCTTAATAACATGTCACTTAGTCTCTTCAAGGAAACCATAGTACAATTTCAATTCATTTCTCAATTTGTCtaattcaaattaaataaagaaaaaggatatttttttagggtttgtcAATGACCTATACTATTTGATCATATCAGATTATgtaaaattattatcttttcttAGAATAATCCATACCCAGATAAGGATTTTTCCATATTCCAAATACATGAATTAAGTTTTCCCCAAATTTCACTTGGACCCATGTTAAGATCTAAGCCTAGGTCAAATATATGTAACcctaaaaattagggttttattggcaattaaaaaaaattaactgggttgtaaataaaaatcaaaactttattttgtttgacaGTGGATAAAAAGTTTATTATAGTAAAGAAAAGTGTGGATTAAAGCTGAAAtaattttggttgattttggaACCTTTTATGGAAATGGTGTTTGGTGAATATGGTTAGGGTTTTTAAGGACTAGGATTTGTCTTGGTTGAAAAGAATCTTTGGTCACGTCACACACATGATTTTTCAGTTCTTGACTTCTGACAAAAGAGTAATTTATGTCATGATTTCCcattcttggttctctttttcCCTCTTCCATTTGAGCCCTAACATTTATCTTCTATAGTACAAATACACCCTTCTATAGAAAAACAATTTCTTCCAATTCATTCATAGAGTAtaataaattcttttaaaattaaagtcAGTGAAATAAGTGATCAACCAATAAGAATCACTGAACTGGCTTATCATATTAATATTTCACCTATTCACCTATGTTGGTATCTCACACTGAGATTTGTGTTATGCTCAAAATCTTGCACGGATATATGTATTTATGAAGTGAAAATTGTCtcagaaaaaaacaaagaaaagggtttttttttttcttagggtaAAGTGAGAGAAAAATGTAAAGATTGAAGTGAGTGAGTGAGGTAAATGGTAGTGGCAGAGACAACGTACGACAATTCAAATAGCCAATGAGAGTGTTCTCAAATTTTGGCTTGTTCCATGTAATGGGAAACGTAACACTATTGTTGTCACTGCTGTTATAGCAGAAGTTGAAATGGACGGTTGTGATGTTGTCACATTTTTTAGATGGAAAAGacttatgaaaaatataataattttttattcagttttttAATTGGTCAAGAGTTTTTTTACTGTTTAGATTTGTCAAAAGTTTATGTAACATTGAATATTTGAGTCTTATGTGGGGTTCATCGAGGTGGTTATTTCAATGAGACCTTAGGGCATTAACCATTGAGAAAAGGGTTTGATCCAAATAGTGACCTAGAAATAGTTGAACCAATCATATAGTGGGATCTTGTGCCAGCGTGGCAGTGGTAGCCAATCAGTAGCTCGAGGACATTAAGGTATCAGAAAAGAACATCATGTGTAGAAATTAATAAAAGGGtttcttaatattttataattttgtagaTATTCCAAAATTAGATATATTATTTTAGTACTTTATTTTATATCACATCCAATCAGATTTTGACATGATGACTGAAGAATGAGAtcattggattttttttctttttaaacagtTGTTTTTAAGGTTCAGAAAATTACCAAGAAATATGGATGATTTGACCATCAACAGAGACAAGTTTTTTTGGTTAATAATCTTCAATGTGTTATGACTATATAAATACTATGATTGACACCTTTGACATGAAATTGAAAATGGTAGAATCATGCTTATGTAAGAACTGACAACCAGAATTCATAGAAAGGTAAAGTATAAACCCAATAAATCAGATTAGTAAAGTAGtaaaaggtattttttttaatcatttctttGCTAATTTCGTCCtagtaattttgatttaatttactCAACCTAACACTTACACGCATGTTTTTATGTgtgtgaaaattgaaaacatatACATCAATGATTTGATATACTCAACAGCTCCAGTTAtgatgaatttacaaaatcattttGATGACAAATTGGATACATTTTGATTTTGTCaagtttaatatatttaaaagttttgtgaagttttgattttgacatgAAATTGAAAGTCTTGTGGCTTTATGTTTGTTGCGTATGAAACATTACAAAGGTCGTCTCAGAGCAGAACATGCTGACCTCAGTTGGGAAATTTTATTAACATTGCTACATAATTTTGGTGGAATTTCATCAGTGCAGAATTTATTGGATTAACACAAAAGCTCTGTAAAATGAGAGAggataggttttttttttaaaatgtaaaaaatattttttaattgacagattatttaaaatgatttatttgaaatgtaaaatatatttttttttttatatttttacatttcCCTTCATCCGTACTaggtaatttttaattttcaagcaTTTCTTCAATCCTTAAAGCAATCATTCTAAAACAGAAAGTTGATTTGAATTAGTTAGACTTAAAAAAAGAGTTAACTCATTTGGTTGAGCCAAGGGTTTAAAGTAGTTAAGGAGTTAAAAGGTCCCGACTTCGATTCCTGatctaaaagaaaatattaatacaACAATTAACATGTTAGCATTTGTTAACTTTGGTCCCAACACCTTCACTTATATACTTCAACTTTATTAGTACTATTTGATTTCGGTTTTACAcgagtaatatatatatatatattttttttggtgttcgAAGTTCGAATCttaaattttgtatatattattcATTGTCCTTAcaaactgagttaagttcacggggACTTACACGTGTAATATTAACAACACAATCATTGGTTTTATCTTAATAAcatattttccattaaaaaaacatattttgaaaATCTGATTCCCGCAAGCACTTCTATTATTTGCCTTAATTTCTACAAGGGTTTAATTAAGAGTATCATACTGTAGGCATTTATTTAGATAAAAAAGGTTATGAGGACtataaaaattaagtttaaaaGCAAATTTTGGTTAAGATATTTGTGTTAGACCCAAAAATCACCTATAATTGAAGAACTGTTTCTTGTTCCAAAGAAAAAACATGACACATTGAGAAAGGGAACCTCCTTAATTTCCTATTTGGATGATTAGATATTGAAGGCTTAGGTTATAagtacaaaacaaaaatagttttctttcctttcaataATATCTTAACCCTGTAATACATCAATTAGTTTCTTAACACCTAAACATTTTAATCATTGCAGTGTCAAAGAGACTATTGCAAGGTACAAAAAAGCATGTTCAGATTCATCTGGCACTGGATCTGCTACTGAGGCTAATGCTCAGGTAttgattaattcatttttttttcttcatattaatTCCTTCAAATTAAtggttgatattttatttaactatataaaaaaactaacatttatAACCATGATTTCATATATATTCTCCAGTTTTACCAGCAAGAGGCAGACAAATTGCGTGTGCAAATTAGTAACCTGCAGAATAACAACAGGCAAGTCTAACTAACCTTAATGCCTTAGAACTCActgaataagaaaaagagaagagagaattaCATTCTTCTCCCTTAAAttacacttattttttatttatcttaaaatttatacCATTCCCTTAAAAAGTAAAACCAtcagtaaccaaaaaaaaaaagtaaaactatctattatatttttgtcaatttaacCAAGCTTCTTatgcatatatttttctctctattttttgttCACAGCATCATTAAGATTTAAGAAACCTAACTATCTACTATGAAATAAGTTTTTGCCAAACTATTTGTGCTAATGAAAAAGCTATTTATAGCTGAATTTCAACTTCtaaattacaaaatcaataGAAAGGTGTTTCAAATTATTTGTCTCCGGCATTCTACCTCGGCACACTTTATGCTAGGTATGTTCTTTTGTTggtaatatattctattttgacttgtttaaaaaaaataaaattatttttcatcgGCTTGAATGTTGCAAAGAAGcaaatttttgaagtgattaTTTAAAGTTTTTGGCTAtccttaaaattttttttttgtagtaatacttatttactttttatgaaGAGAAACATAGATTTCAACACAAGACAATAGTGAAATTCAATTATGTTTAGAGGAATGAGTATAATTTATCCTAAATTTTTTGAAgagatttcaattttaaaaccactaatttaattttacaattggggatgaaataaattattattaattaacgtAGTTTATGGTCATTTTACAACTCATTTCGAGGGGATTGAGGTCCGTTCCTTGAGTTAAAAGGTCAAACTTAGTCGATAACTCATTACACAAATCACTAATTTGTTgataaaacaatttttgttaACATAGTTTATGGTCATTTTACAACTCATTTCGAGGGGATTGAGGTCCGTTCCTTGAGTTAAAAGGTCAAACTTAGTactaagagcatccacaatggagacCCTCAAATTGAAGATCTTAAGCGGGTTCCATTTGTACacatcactttttttattattttataataaaagtacctaataggtactcgGTCACTCCAATGGAGATCTTCTAACAAAAAGTCTAAATGTGTCCCACCACTAACTCTTATTCATTTAAATTTCAGcactaacatattattttaataaaaatgtgtgtgggGACTACTTAAAGATGGGGGTCTTAAGTTAGACCCCATGTCTTAGAAGACCCCAAATTTTATTCCCACAATGggagtacctattaggtactagGTCTTAAATGGTGAAGACCTCACCATTGTAGATGCTCTAAGCCGATACCTCATTACACAAATCACTAATTTGTTGATAAAACAATTTTGAAACCATCTAATTAATTTGTAATTTGCATCATCTGAATATCCTTGCTGAAAATGATTAAAATGCAGGCAAATGATGGGTGAATCTTTGGGCTCTATGAATGCCAAGGAACTGAAAAATCTGGAGTCTAAATTAGAAAAAGGAATTAGTCGGATTCGTTCCAAAAAGGTATACATATTTCTTATGTTATCAACCAGTCCTTTCTACAATTTGTTTCATAAGATTCATGATTTTATCTACAATGTTCTGATAAATCATGCATTTTTCTGACTCTCTCCTTTCTTTTTGCTTGCTCTACAATCCAAACATCAACATCAGAATGAGCTGTTATTTGCTGAAATTGAATACATGCAGAAGAGGgtaaacatttttttctatACACATTAGTCTTCTTTAGtaacaaattcaaattatatCATGATTTGTGTTGCCCTAAGTTTCAAATGAAGTATCATATACTAACCTATATGTACACAGCAGGAGATAGACTTGCACAATAACAACCAACTTCTGAGAGCAAAGGTCATTTCTTTTTATCTCTATATCTTTCTTCATATACTTCCTATgtgcaattttgatattttcaagtaTCTTATGGTTTTATGATTTTGGTGTGTATAGATAGCTGAAAGTGAGAGGAACCATAGCCACCATAGCAATATTAATATGAGTATGTTGCCTGGAGGCACAAACTATGAACCTATGCAGTCTCAGAATCAGCAGCAGCAATATGAGTCTCGTGGATACTTTCAAGTTTCTGGATTACAATCCAGTAGTAGTCAAATGACTGCATTACAACCAAGTAGTCAGTATGCAAGACAAGACCACATGTCCCTTCAATTAGTGTAAGTCCTAATTTATCGCACATTTCACATTCATCCCATTGAATATAATTAGCGATacgttggtaaagaaataattaatatagtcAAAAAATTGAAAGGAGTCCAATAAAATGGACcgagaaattttgaaaaggtttggtatttagaaacaaaaattgatttttggaaagaagattccaatttatttatgtttttttgtagctcaaaattttattagacTATTAAcatgattatatatttatattctaCTTCTTCCTACTAActaggttttaatttttttcttgtgcAGTTGATATATTTGTGCTTGAGAGAAGTATGAAAGACCTGTAATTTGCTTCCTAGTATATGGTTATGataatgatgattatgatgatagcAGATGAGTGCTaagagtaatatatatatatatatatataagaaaaattgaGCAGGGTTTGTAAGTATGCCCTAATGAGTACTATTTAGTGGCTTTGTAGACATTTTAAGACATTTTCCTGTaactattattatgaaatgcTTTCTGATATGTGTCCTAAGATTATGGAAAAGACACATTGAAATGTTTGtcaatatttgtttacttttccTATTCTGGTCTCTCACGTTTAAttcatgaattttatttatcaaataataagcCAAAATGTGCAAAAACATGTTTTAATTAATGATAATCTGACTGTAAACTAATAAACAACCACAGACAAAACAGTGGTAACCAACACCACAAATAAATATCGACATAAACCTAAGACACATTCCACATCCCACTCAAATAAGGGGTATTAGAGTGATTTGAAGGCTTATCCAGAAACCATCTTTAAAAGGAGAACTTAATTTTATTCACCAAATATTATGTGGCCACAATCTCACCTAATGAAagaagatgatatcattatgtGATGCCAATATGAATCACACCACTGAATGTCAATTTAAAGTCAATCTCGACTTAAATCTAGACCCAACACCAAAAGACCTAAAATAGACAAAAGGACTtaataatttattcataattgattgtactatttaaaaaaaaaatggattctCTAATGAAAAATAGTAGATCTTGACCGTTGATATTGTGGATATCAATGATCAAGATCTCAacatcattttctcaaaaaaaattctaatgcaATGAATCTTGGTCCTTCCTATAAATTTGACAGGctcttgaaaaaataaattattactttgattttttgcCTAATATGATGTGAAATGACCATATTTCATACGGTAAAATTTACgcttattctttcaaaaaaaaccCACCAAATCCACAATTTGTAACTTTTATACCAATGtatcaaattattaaatttaagcttgtttttttagattaaaaaaagtgtAGAGTAGAGACTATTTCAGAggttttatataaaataaattaaaatattttcgttcataaataatgaaaatcatgaagaaaaaaaaaacttaaagaaaaagTCTGGCCCAATTTAAGCCTCATGCAGAATAATCAGTAGGTTCTTGTCAGCCAATCTATCTTATTTCCCCCTAGTTGGAATGTATGTATATACTCAATTGGAAGTTTGAGAAGATGTACACGTCGTCTTTATTGTTAATTACCATTAGAAGATGTGGCATTAGTGCTAATAATAATTCATTACTCACATCATTATCCAATTGGGGAAGAGACATAAATATAAGTCTCAGAGGACCAAGACAATACATCGCCATAAGAAATAGGGTTCTATGACCAAACATGTTGCTGCAATTTGACAACTTTAAAGAATTCCAAGTTTATATAAGAGAACACACCATTTAGTGGGTTctccaattttaaaaaaattgaagttttggTCCCCTCCATTTAAAAACCAATTTTTGGACCAAGTTAGACTTTGCATATGAGGGAAGGGTGGGGAGAACTTTGGGCAAAAGGggaatggaaaagaaaaatattgtccTCCAACTTGAATGTcggaattcattttttttttaataataaaaaattctcgTAAAATGGGagaattcaaaaacaattttaggAGGAATATTTTTATGGGATTAAATAAACTCTTCAAAGAAGATTCAAGACCTTATTACTTATAGGCTCAACTGATTTAATATAATCACATAGTTGTTAGTATATTCCACTTTTTCGTTACTTCGATAAATTAAC
Proteins encoded in this window:
- the LOC25486021 gene encoding floral homeotic protein AGAMOUS isoform X1, with protein sequence MDFPNESMSDSPQRKIGRGKIEIKRIENTTNRQVTFCKRRNGLLKKAYELSVLCDAEVALIVFSSRGRLYEYANNSVKETIARYKKACSDSSGTGSATEANAQFYQQEADKLRVQISNLQNNNRQMMGESLGSMNAKELKNLESKLEKGISRIRSKKNELLFAEIEYMQKRQEIDLHNNNQLLRAKIAESERNHSHHSNINMSMLPGGTNYEPMQSQNQQQQYESRGYFQVSGLQSSSSQMTALQPSSQYARQDHMSLQLV
- the LOC25486021 gene encoding floral homeotic protein AGAMOUS isoform X2, which gives rise to MDFPNESMSDSPQRKIGRGKIEIKRIENTTNRQVTFCKRRNGLLKKAYELSVLCDAEVALIVFSSRGRLYEYANNSVKETIARYKKACSDSSGTGSATEANAQFYQQEADKLRVQISNLQNNNRQMMGESLGSMNAKELKNLESKLEKGISRIRSKKNELLFAEIEYMQKREIDLHNNNQLLRAKIAESERNHSHHSNINMSMLPGGTNYEPMQSQNQQQQYESRGYFQVSGLQSSSSQMTALQPSSQYARQDHMSLQLV